A single genomic interval of Eurosta solidaginis isolate ZX-2024a chromosome 3, ASM4086904v1, whole genome shotgun sequence harbors:
- the Lhr gene encoding uncharacterized protein Lhr, producing the protein MDEEINANSSESKNIEVLNVNNVDSTGGFVLNDEKLLELVQLYPFLYNPRVRPFQDSDYDDWAWNRITSAFNQNYVGLLPPVIFDKIELQRRWEKLKPIIKKMAKMLDLTAIPEPLRQMIVKISIQLEDQVTDVRINLPSDAQQIIYANMEMVGRLPLEKRLQLEAEIMDFILNAELDNKATIKLTGWNAAVANDEYEALLNAMDMKELLLLKSTEQIDTTDNSQEQTVTSTTSNGVYEIISMNGDSSSDMMYESGNDVDFEAAMGSGTQIYKRKTFNSRKRLQHQWIDLQDADKFVKRVVVRLKRINLEDYIPLSQIKRQRRNSMRF; encoded by the coding sequence ATGGATGaagaaataaatgcaaattcaagtGAATCAAAAAATATAGAAGTACTGAATGTAAATAATGTGGATTCTACCGGCGGTTTCGTGTTAAACGATGAAAAACTTTTGGAATTGGTACAATTGTATCCATTTTTATACAATCCAAGAGTGCGTCCCTTTCAAGATTCCGATTATGACGATTGGGCGTGGAATCGCATTACAAGTGCATTTAACCAAAACTACGTTGGTTTATTGCCACCGGTGATCTTtgacaaaattgaattacaacGCCGCTGGGAGAAGCTTAAGCCGATTATAAAGAAAATGGCTAAAATGTTGGATTTAACTGCTATTCCAGAACCGTTAAGACAGATGATCGTAAAAATTAGTATTCAATTGGAGGATCAAGTTACCGATGTTCGCATTAATCTTCCATCTGATGCGCAACAAATTATCTATGCGAACATGGAGATGGTCGGACGGTTGCCATTAGAAAAACGTTTACAATTAGAAGCAGAAATTATGGATTTCATACTTAATGCTGAATTGGACAATAAAGCAACAATAAAATTAACTGGATGGAATGCAGCTGTTGCAAATGATGAATATGAAGCTTTGTTAAATGCAATGGATATGAAGGAATTGCTTTTGTTAAAATCTACCGAACAAATTGATACGACAGATAATTCGCAAGAGCAAACTGTGACCAGCACAACGTCAAATGGGGTATACGAAATTATTAGTATGAATGGCGATAGTAGTTCAGATATGATGTATGAATCAGGAAATGATGTGGACTTCGAAGCTGCAATGGGTAGCGGTAcacaaatatataaaagaaaaacGTTCAATTCAAGGAAAAGATTACAACATCAATGGATAGATTTGCAAGATGCTGACAAGTTTGTAAAGCGGGTAGTTGTCAGGCTAAAACGCATAAATTTGGAAGATTATATACCATTGTCACAGATAAAACGACAACGTAGAAATTCAATGCGTTTTtaa
- the Hyccin gene encoding hyccin, with translation MAESIVQDWLADYHRVRSQPGELTAFSVEHESDPEIAEAIYTIFSERQRHESLVHDICQQMLSFYRSREDSLRKFPLQFIPVLVYTYLHAVTAGDKKGARSVETLLICIYNAEISTEDGGQLVVNVRMPILAQASVYHEEKNLPMTDLRRWEENCNREIKWGPHAQIEAITAHNRLRIMTALMFCYNQQVSLTQKYALIHLCRVASQLVNQGFSKQHTHRISYGSDSGGTLVPKSITPRIPLSSSFLVELVHAIYFAMFNGFGTVAIQTLDDIHHRACFEMYSELILVTSAVRNSLHANPSGQPSDGPMGLSVALTPATNTVTTAISKSMITNASFRTKKLPDDIPIQVQDLTISQAPAMLASVTEEVDPKEQQQTQSTSSRNSIIRPSMEGIKAQAHKALIAGFKKSKDKEKDGKSGSGSGATSEPPKPPLRKFEKHTQRNSLLQLQAEVNNMTTADFEKSPSCMALKGNKTYDAVDTTDMLPMQTLLGNENGSGNFSIDSDLNGGAVSGGSGNMLNNSSAASNTNSITSSDLITKSFDSSIEMPQIAGGISSSTKVGDINMD, from the exons ATGGCGGAATCAATTGTACAAGACTGGTTAGCAGATTACCACCGCGTTCGAAGTCAACCAGGTGAACTGACGGCCTTCTCAGTTGAACATGAGAGTGACCCTGAAATTGCTGAAGCCATTTATACAATATTTAGTGAAAGACAGCGTCACGAAAGCTTGGTGCATGATATTTGTCAGCAAATGCTTTCCTTTTATCGTTCACGTGAGGATTCGCTACGCAAATTTCCATTACAATTCATTCCAGTATTGGTATACACATATTTGCATGCTGTAACCGCGGGTGACAAAAAGGGTGCACGTAGTGTGGAAACATTACTGATTTGCATTTATAATGCTGAAATCTCCACTGAAGATGGTGGTCAGCTAGTAGTCAATGTTCGTATGCCGATATTAGCACAGGCATCAGTTTATCATGAGGAAAAAAATCTACCCATGACCGATTTGCGTCGTTGGGAAGAGAACTGTAATCGGGAAATTAAATGGGGACCTCATGCACAGATTGAGGCTATAACAGCACATAATAGACTACGTATTATGACAGCACTCATGTTTTGCTATAATCAACAAGTTAGCCTAACACAGAAATATGCGCTAATACATCTATGTCGGGTAGCATCACAGTTAGTCAATCAGGGATTTTCCAAACAACATACTCATCGCATTTCTTATGG TTCTGATTCGGGTGGCACACTTGTACCTAAATCCATTACACCACGGATTCCACTTTCCTCATCATTCCTTGTGGAGTTAGTACATGCTATCTATTTTGCGATGTTTAATGGATTTGGCACTGTAGCAATACAAACATTGGACGACATACATCATCGTGCGTGTTTTGAAATGTATAGCGAGCTAATATTAGTGACAAGTGCTGTGCGAAATTCTTTGCATGCAAATCCTTCGGGTCAGCCAAGTGATGGACCCATGGGACTTAGCGTAGCCCTCACACCTGCTACTAACACCGTGACTACCGCCATATCAAAATCGATGATCACGAATGCATCATTCCGTACTAAAAAATTACCCGATGATATACCCATACAAGTGCAAGATCTAACAATATCACAAGCACCTGCAATGTTGGCAAGTGTTACCGAAGAAGTCGATCCTAAAGAACAGCAGCAGACCCAAAGCACCTCATCACGTAATTCTATAATACGTCCCAGCATGGAAGGTATCAAGGCGCAAGCACATAAAGCATTGATTGCAGGATTTAAAAAGTCTAAAGACAAAGAAAAAGATGGAAAAAGTGGCAGTGGATCTGGCGCAACAAGTGAACCACCTAAACCACCACTGCGGAAGTTTGAGAAGCATACCCAACGCAATTCCTTGCTACAATTACAAGCTGAAGTCAATAATATGACTACCGCTGATTTCGAAAAGAGTCCATCCTGTATGGCTCTAAAGGGTAACAAGACATACGATGCAGTGGATACCACTGATATGCTGCCTATGCAAACATTGTTAGGCAATGAGAACGGTAGCGGTAATTTTAGTATTGACAGTGACCTAAATGGTGGTGCTGTTAGTGGTGGCAGTGGTAATATGTTGAACAATAGCAGTGCAGCCAGTAACACAAATTCAATTACGAGCAGTGACTTGATAACAAAAAGCTTTGATTCAAGTATTGAAATGCCACAAATTGCTGGCGGCATCAGCAGCAGTACTAAGGTGGGAGATATAAATATGGATTAG
- the LOC137245708 gene encoding tRNA N(3)-methylcytidine methyltransferase METTL6 has translation MKNSDGLLKDVFTTAKKCLTDEEKERLKAQDSRIVPEFKAKKLEEQADRHWDIFYKRNETNFFKDRRWITREFEELIDDNIKDSKNASFKEVRHLLEIGCGVGNLIFPLIEEQRKNVNGSSWFYYACDFSKRAIDFVRTNPLYDEQIVRAFQCDITTKEIYRNITKCSLDIVTMIFVLSAIHPDKFSHVVENIYHLLKPGGIVLFRDYGRYDMAQLRFKPGNKIADNFYMRQDGTRSYFFDEKELNEVFANSGRFEMLANSYVHRRTLNIKEGIDVPRIFLQAKFRKS, from the coding sequence ATGAAAAATTCTGATGGCTTATTGAAAGATGTCTTCACTACGGCCAAAAAGTGTCTGACTGATGAGGAAAAAGAACGTCTGAAAGCACAAGATAGTCGTATTGTTCCGGAGTTTAAAGCTAAAAAGCTTGAAGAGCAAGCAGATCGACACTGGGATATATTTTATAAACGCAATGAAACTAATTTCTTCAAGGATCGGCGCTGGATAACCCGTGAATTCGAAGAATTGATAGATGACAACATTAAAGATAGTAAAAATGCTAGTTTTAAAGAAGTTAGGCATCTCTTGGAGATCGGATGTGGTGTTGGAAACTTAATATTTCCATTAATTGAAGAACAAAGAAAAAATGTGAATGGTAGTAGCTGGTTTTACTATGCCTGTGACTTCTCAAAACGTGCCATTGACTTTGTACGCACCAATCCGCTTTACGATGAGCAAATTGTACGCGCTTTTCAATGTGACATCACCACAAAAGAAATCTATAGGAATATAACAAAATGTTCCTTGGACATCGTTACGATGATATTTGTATTATCCGCTATACATCCAGATAAATTTTCCCATGTTGTAGAAAACATTTATCACCTTCTAAAGCCGGGTGGTATTGTATTATTTCGCGATTATGGACGTTATGATATGGCACAACTGCGTTTCAAACCTGGTAATAAAATCGCTGACAATTTTTACATGAGGCAAGATGGTACAAGAAGTTATTTCTTTGACGAAAAGGAGCTAAACGAGGTATTCGCCAATAGTGGACGGTTTGAAATGTTGGCAAATTCATACGTTCATCGCCGCACTCTGAATATCAAGGAAGGCATTGATGTTCCGCGAATTTTTTTGCAAGCTAAATTTCGAAAAAGTTAA